A DNA window from Porites lutea chromosome 6, jaPorLute2.1, whole genome shotgun sequence contains the following coding sequences:
- the LOC140942242 gene encoding uncharacterized protein has translation MANKQGQYWTHSLSAGEYPEYQWNESHVQPGIQPYLPQFMFPPPQASQFSHETVRSVSPQPGPSFSSLETAAATFSQSSEGTEGESRALVRWSRADVLLLISCYVERRERFKDINKKNKSLWEEISEELKKNGVFFNAKACETKLKNLKRSYVACVDHNKVSGNDRKKCNFYDELHEIFSKDDAIAPKTLCSNIDGKRSKDAVKSVKNSSSTLSSTGSDTEEPVVTKAKKKKLPERKKREDLVGLFKEFTQDRKEEEKEKIKKFENMHNERMALMGRFLNVFEKSLNKE, from the exons ATGGCGAATAAACAAG GACAATATTGGACGCACAGTTTATCTGCAGGTGAATATCCAGAATATCAGTGGAACGAAAGCCACGTTCAACCGGGCATTCAACCTTATCTTCCTCAGTTCATGTTTCCACCACCGCAGGCATCACAGTTCAGCCATGAAACAGTCAGATCAGTATCACCTCAGCCTGgtccaagtttttcttctttggaaacAGCTGCAGCCACATTCAGTCAGTCGAGTGAAGGCACCGAAGGCGAATCGAGAGCTCTTGTACGCTGGTCTAGAGCTGATGTGCTGTTGTTAATTTCCTGCTATGTCGAACGCAGAGAACGATTTAAagatataaacaaaaagaacaagTCCCTGTGGGAAGAAATCAGCGAAGAATTAAAGAAGAACGGAGTGTTCTTTAATGCCAAGGCGTGTGAGACGAAATTGAAAAATCTGAAGAGAAGTTATGTTGCTTGTGTTGATCACAACAAAGTCAGCGGAAATGACCGAAAGAAATGCAACTTCTATGACGAACTTCACGAAATATTTTCGAAAGATGATGCCATCGCTCCAAAAACATTGTGCAGCAACATTGATGGTAAACGGAGCAAAGATGCAGTcaagagtgttaaaaattccaGTTCCACATTGAGTTCCACAGGTAGTGACACAGAGGAGCCTGTGGTtacaaaagcaaagaaaaagaagttaccAGAGCGGAAGAAAAGAGAAGACCTCGTTGGGCTCTTTAAGGAATTTACACAAGAcaggaaagaggaagaaaaggaaaagattaaaaagtttgaaaatatgcacaatGAACGCATGGCACTCATGGGCCGATTTTtgaatgtttttgaaaaatcatTGAACAAAGAGTAA